Proteins encoded together in one Pantoea sp. CCBC3-3-1 window:
- a CDS encoding OsmC family protein has protein sequence MTIHKKGQAHWEGDIKKGKGTISTESGALKEQPYGFNTRFEGKPGTNPEELIGAAHSACFSMALSLMLGNEGLVPESIDTVADVSLDKVGEGFKITKVALQSKIKLPGVDSAKFDEIINKAKEGCPVSQLLNTEITLDYSLN, from the coding sequence ATGACCATTCATAAGAAAGGGCAGGCGCATTGGGAAGGCGATATCAAAAAAGGTAAGGGGACCATCAGCACCGAAAGCGGCGCGCTGAAAGAGCAACCTTACGGTTTTAATACCCGTTTTGAAGGCAAGCCAGGCACCAACCCGGAAGAGTTGATTGGCGCTGCGCATTCGGCCTGTTTTTCTATGGCACTGTCGCTGATGCTTGGCAATGAAGGCCTGGTGCCGGAAAGCATCGATACCGTCGCTGACGTTTCGCTTGATAAAGTCGGCGAAGGCTTCAAAATTACTAAAGTCGCGTTGCAGAGCAAGATTAAACTGCCTGGCGTGGACAGCGCTAAATTTGATGAAATCATCAATAAAGCCAAAGAAGGCTGCCCGGTGTCGCAGCTGCTGAATACTGAAATTACACTCGACTATTCCCTGAATTAA
- a CDS encoding DUF2158 domain-containing protein: MFNVDDVVQSKTGGPKMVVLEVKGDTLYCARVDDKEKKEIEVPASSVNLYHEEGDFGVC; encoded by the coding sequence ATGTTTAACGTAGATGATGTAGTACAAAGCAAAACTGGCGGGCCTAAAATGGTGGTGTTAGAGGTGAAAGGCGACACGCTCTACTGCGCCAGAGTGGATGACAAAGAGAAAAAAGAAATTGAGGTACCCGCCAGCTCGGTAAACCTCTATCACGAAGAAGGCGACTTCGGCGTCTGCTGA